Proteins encoded in a region of the Streptomyces sp. NBC_00258 genome:
- the rpsB gene encoding 30S ribosomal protein S2 codes for MAVVTMRELLESGVHFGHQTRRWNPKMKRFIFTERNGIYIIDLLQSLSYIDRAYEFVKETVAHGGTVMFVGTKKQAQEAIAEQATRVGMPYVNQRWLGGMLTNFSTVYKRLQRLKELEQIDFEDVAASGLTKKELLVLSREKAKLEKTLGGIREMSKVPSAVWIVDTKKEHIAVGEARKLNIPVVAILDTNCDPDEVDYKIPGNDDAIRSVTLLTRVIADAVAEGLISRSGAGKAAEGDKAAGEPLAAWERDLLEGGEKKADEATAEAPAAEAPAAEAPAAEEAPAAAEAEAPAAAEAPVAEAPAAAEAEAEKPAEAAEQA; via the coding sequence ATGGCCGTCGTCACGATGCGGGAGCTGCTGGAAAGCGGCGTCCACTTCGGTCACCAGACCCGTCGTTGGAACCCGAAGATGAAGCGATTCATCTTCACGGAGCGCAACGGCATCTACATCATCGACCTGCTCCAGTCGCTGTCGTACATCGACCGCGCCTACGAGTTCGTCAAGGAGACCGTCGCCCACGGCGGCACGGTCATGTTCGTCGGCACGAAGAAGCAGGCGCAGGAGGCGATCGCCGAGCAGGCGACCCGCGTCGGCATGCCCTACGTCAACCAGCGCTGGCTGGGCGGCATGCTCACCAACTTCTCCACCGTCTACAAGCGTCTGCAGCGCCTCAAGGAGCTTGAGCAGATCGACTTCGAGGACGTCGCCGCGTCCGGTCTGACCAAGAAGGAGCTTCTCGTGCTCTCGCGCGAGAAGGCCAAGCTTGAGAAGACCCTCGGTGGTATCCGCGAGATGTCCAAGGTTCCCAGCGCCGTCTGGATCGTGGACACCAAGAAGGAGCACATCGCGGTCGGTGAGGCCCGGAAGCTCAACATTCCGGTCGTCGCCATCCTCGACACGAACTGCGACCCCGACGAGGTCGACTACAAGATCCCGGGCAACGACGACGCGATCCGCTCCGTCACCCTGCTCACCCGCGTGATCGCCGACGCCGTCGCCGAGGGCCTCATCTCCCGTTCCGGTGCCGGCAAGGCCGCCGAGGGTGACAAGGCCGCGGGCGAGCCGCTCGCCGCGTGGGAGCGCGACCTGCTCGAGGGTGGCGAGAAGAAGGCCGACGAGGCCACCGCCGAGGCTCCCGCCGCCGAGGCGCCTGCTGCTGAGGCCCCTGCCGCCGAGGAGGCCCCCGCGGCCGCCGAGGCGGAGGCTCCGGCCGCTGCCGAGGCTCCCGTCGCCGAGGCTCCCGCCGCTGCTGAGGCCGAGGCCGAGAAGCCGGCCGAGGCCGCCGAGCAGGCCTGA
- a CDS encoding murein hydrolase activator EnvC family protein, whose product MREDRSTRTWLTLLLALMVAAVGAGGAALPAATALDGGPGGGRGGGPGSDPDGSSPPAAPPADTPVPAIGRAWPVGLRPSVIRGWEPPATTYGRGHRGVDLTAAPGTPVRAVAPGRVSFAGRVAGRGVVSVELNGTGDPPLRTTYEPVRATAKRGAEVAAGEVIGVVEPTGSHCPASCLHWGLRRADTYLDPLSLLPPWLLGRGPSRLLPVIGVPESGARAVP is encoded by the coding sequence ATGCGAGAAGACCGATCGACGCGTACGTGGCTGACGCTGCTGCTGGCCCTGATGGTGGCCGCCGTGGGCGCCGGGGGTGCCGCTCTCCCCGCGGCGACCGCCCTCGACGGCGGTCCCGGCGGTGGCCGCGGTGGCGGTCCCGGCAGCGATCCCGACGGCAGTTCGCCCCCGGCGGCTCCACCCGCCGACACACCGGTGCCCGCCATCGGCCGCGCCTGGCCGGTGGGCCTGCGTCCATCGGTGATACGCGGCTGGGAACCCCCGGCCACCACCTACGGCCGTGGCCACCGCGGCGTCGATCTCACCGCGGCCCCCGGCACCCCGGTCCGCGCGGTGGCTCCCGGCCGCGTGTCCTTCGCGGGCCGGGTCGCGGGCCGTGGAGTCGTCTCGGTGGAGCTGAACGGCACGGGAGACCCACCCCTGCGCACGACCTACGAGCCGGTGCGGGCGACGGCGAAAAGGGGCGCGGAGGTGGCGGCGGGCGAGGTGATCGGCGTAGTGGAACCGACGGGTTCCCACTGCCCGGCGTCCTGCCTGCACTGGGGACTGCGCCGGGCCGACACCTACCTGGATCCCCTGTCCCTGCTGCCGCCATGGCTGCTCGGCCGTGGTCCGTCACGGCTGCTGCCGGTCATCGGAGTGCCCGAGTCCGGGGCACGGGCCGTGCCCTAG
- a CDS encoding PPOX class F420-dependent oxidoreductase, whose translation MSFTDEEIAYMRSQPLARVATLSPDGRQPDVVPLAFEYDGTHFWVGGSGSSVAGTRKFRNIRGGHHEVALVIDDLVSLNPFVARGVRVYGIADEPVERVGMVGPGLYVRITPTLSWSWNMAGRPVGAEWYPSRRSVHEVPPSGRPDPS comes from the coding sequence ATGTCGTTCACCGACGAAGAGATCGCCTACATGCGGTCACAGCCGCTCGCGCGCGTCGCGACACTGTCTCCCGACGGCCGGCAGCCCGACGTGGTCCCGCTCGCCTTCGAATACGACGGCACGCATTTCTGGGTCGGCGGCAGCGGCTCGTCGGTCGCCGGGACCCGTAAGTTCCGCAACATCCGGGGCGGCCACCACGAGGTGGCCCTCGTCATCGACGATCTGGTGTCCCTCAATCCGTTCGTCGCACGAGGCGTCCGGGTCTACGGCATCGCCGATGAACCCGTCGAGCGTGTGGGGATGGTCGGCCCGGGGCTCTATGTGCGCATCACGCCGACCCTCTCCTGGAGTTGGAACATGGCGGGCCGTCCGGTGGGCGCGGAGTGGTACCCGTCGCGTCGGTCGGTCCACGAGGTGCCGCCGTCCGGTCGGCCGGACCCGAGCTAG
- a CDS encoding TetR/AcrR family transcriptional regulator: protein MAEHRSMQRAALLDAARSLLSEGGTEALTFPALAERTGLARSSVYEYFRSRAAVVEELCEVDFPVWAAEVEAAMALAGTPEGKVEAYVRRQLGLVGDRRHRAVVAISASELDAGAREKIRAAHGGLVAMIVEALRDIGHEQPRMAAMLLQGIVDAAVRRIEIGAAEDPGVITDAAVAMALRGVQG from the coding sequence GTGGCCGAGCACCGGTCGATGCAGCGAGCCGCCCTGCTGGACGCGGCACGGTCACTGCTGTCCGAGGGCGGGACGGAGGCGCTGACGTTCCCGGCACTCGCCGAGCGGACGGGTCTGGCGCGGTCTTCCGTGTACGAGTACTTCCGGTCGCGGGCGGCCGTCGTCGAAGAACTCTGCGAGGTCGACTTCCCGGTGTGGGCGGCCGAGGTCGAGGCGGCGATGGCGCTGGCCGGTACGCCCGAGGGCAAGGTCGAGGCGTACGTCCGCCGGCAACTCGGTCTCGTCGGCGACCGGCGTCACCGGGCCGTCGTGGCGATCTCCGCGAGCGAGCTCGACGCGGGTGCGCGCGAGAAGATCCGCGCGGCTCACGGGGGACTCGTCGCGATGATCGTGGAGGCGCTGCGGGACATCGGGCACGAACAGCCGCGGATGGCCGCGATGCTCCTCCAGGGGATCGTGGACGCGGCCGTGCGCAGGATCGAGATCGGTGCGGCCGAGGATCCCGGTGTGATCACCGATGCCGCGGTGGCGATGGCCCTGCGGGGCGTCCAGGGCTGA
- the whiG gene encoding RNA polymerase sigma factor WhiG, translating to MPQHTSGSDRAAVTPAARGGVRPPAPSTLDELWRSYKTTGDERLREQLILHYSPLVKYVAGRVSVGLPPNVEQADFVSSGVFGLIDAIEKFDIEREIKFETYAITRIRGAMIDELRALDWIPRSVRQKARNVERAYATLEARLRRTPSECEVAGEMGIAVDELHAVFSQLSLANVVALEELLHVGGEGGDRLSLMDTLEDTAADNPVEVAEDRELRRFLARAINTLPEREKTVVTLYYYEGLTLAEIGNVLGVTESRVSQIHTKSVLQLRAKLASFGR from the coding sequence ATGCCCCAGCACACCTCCGGGTCTGACCGGGCGGCTGTTACCCCCGCTGCCCGCGGCGGCGTGCGGCCGCCCGCCCCCTCGACGCTCGACGAGCTGTGGAGGTCGTACAAGACCACGGGCGACGAGCGACTGCGCGAGCAGCTGATCCTGCACTACTCGCCGCTGGTGAAGTACGTCGCGGGCCGGGTGAGTGTGGGGCTGCCGCCCAATGTGGAGCAGGCGGACTTCGTCTCGTCGGGAGTGTTCGGGCTGATCGACGCCATCGAGAAGTTCGACATCGAGCGTGAGATCAAGTTCGAGACGTACGCGATCACGCGGATCCGGGGCGCGATGATCGACGAGCTGAGAGCGCTCGACTGGATCCCGCGGTCCGTGCGGCAGAAGGCGCGCAATGTCGAGCGGGCCTACGCGACGCTGGAGGCACGGCTGCGGCGTACGCCGTCGGAGTGCGAGGTGGCCGGCGAGATGGGCATCGCGGTCGACGAACTGCATGCGGTGTTCAGCCAGTTGTCGCTGGCGAACGTGGTGGCCCTGGAGGAGCTGCTGCACGTCGGCGGCGAGGGCGGCGACCGGCTGAGCCTGATGGACACCCTTGAGGACACCGCGGCCGACAATCCCGTGGAGGTCGCCGAGGACCGGGAACTGCGGCGCTTCCTGGCGCGGGCCATCAACACGCTGCCCGAGCGCGAGAAGACCGTCGTCACGCTCTACTACTACGAAGGGCTCACGCTCGCCGAGATCGGCAATGTCCTCGGAGTGACGGAGAGCCGGGTCAGCCAGATCCACACCAAGTCCGTCCTCCAGCTGCGGGCCAAGCTGGCGAGTTTCGGGCGCTGA